From a region of the Chitinophaga caseinilytica genome:
- a CDS encoding PKD domain-containing protein, whose amino-acid sequence MKAPEKKNLIRLLWALLALPAGASAQQAGFTYTVAPVSQCAPATVTLKNTSTGGAASYLWDFGDGRSSTETDPKVTFNTPGPVSIKLTAYYTAATATATANFTIYPMPVVAFKVDKQKACGTYTATFTDETPGATVRTWDFGDGSAPVTSSAPTVQHTFSKIDTFDVSLTVTNSTGCTQTLRKDDFIMVSAPVITMNSTPQEGCLPFTAAFNASVQAPAGDPVASYSWGFGDNTTASSTTPVITHQYTTAGDFNVTLTVTTQQGCAVMQTFPKQVKTGSKPSNVSFTVSRPDDCAGTMARLLASAVDASRYRWDFGDGSTYEGPENDINHAFRAAGNVTVRMSAGNNGCYTDASPVTVTNTGPVADFRYSRDCGSGGMTYTFTNTSTATTSDTYEWNFDDNSPSVNTIHPTHTFSQPGTYNVRLIVRNAAQTCMSTIYHTIQVFAADYHTGVGSICRNSQVHYGVVQVPHALVRHYDWRFGDGERIVTTDVDIRRMVNTKGVFSDTLIIFYNDAALCPDTIIKKDHLTVMAPEARFATGASACAGQPVQFIQQSVPTPNIPLIGWKWEFGNVATSDKSTPDKPTFNSSGNFPVKLVITDARNCVDSITLNVAINPTPFLNVQASTAKICEGGTSNLQAISNGNVTWEPAWQLSCSNCPTPVASPTEDTSYIATAINTFGCIVKDTLSLRVVPKILLAVSPDTAICAGSSARLRASGAAYYDWAPTVTEGGNTAMPLITPTVTTTYTVTAGNDPACPTETRQVKVTVKPSPTVNAGPDQVLVAGNTVVLEATYSADVVRGEWKPNTWIDCATCPQTVATPRSGIDYAYEVTNGEGCKKSDVMNVRLICDQGNVFLPSGFSPNNDGMNDDFYPRGKGVRSINSFRIYSRSGQEVFSRSNFQMNDPAAGWKGLQNGKLLAPDVYIWLLDAVCDTGERFTLKGNVTLLR is encoded by the coding sequence ATGAAAGCACCTGAGAAGAAAAACCTGATCCGATTGTTGTGGGCGTTGCTGGCTTTGCCGGCGGGCGCCTCGGCCCAGCAGGCCGGGTTTACCTATACGGTGGCGCCGGTGTCGCAATGCGCGCCGGCCACGGTGACGCTGAAAAATACCAGTACGGGCGGCGCGGCGTCGTACCTCTGGGATTTCGGCGACGGGAGAAGTTCCACGGAAACCGATCCCAAGGTGACCTTCAACACACCGGGCCCCGTTTCCATCAAGCTCACGGCATATTATACCGCGGCCACGGCTACGGCTACCGCCAATTTCACGATATATCCCATGCCCGTGGTGGCATTCAAGGTGGATAAGCAAAAGGCCTGCGGCACTTACACCGCCACTTTCACCGACGAAACGCCGGGCGCAACCGTCCGCACCTGGGATTTCGGGGATGGATCGGCGCCCGTGACCTCAAGCGCGCCCACTGTTCAGCATACTTTCAGCAAGATCGATACGTTCGATGTTTCCTTAACGGTGACCAATTCCACCGGCTGTACGCAGACTTTGCGGAAAGACGATTTCATCATGGTTTCTGCGCCGGTCATCACCATGAATTCCACCCCGCAGGAAGGCTGCCTCCCGTTCACGGCCGCGTTCAACGCTTCCGTGCAGGCGCCCGCCGGCGACCCGGTGGCCTCCTACAGCTGGGGCTTCGGCGACAATACCACGGCCAGTTCCACCACGCCCGTCATCACCCATCAATACACGACCGCCGGCGATTTTAACGTGACGCTGACCGTTACCACGCAGCAGGGCTGCGCCGTGATGCAGACGTTCCCGAAACAGGTAAAAACCGGCAGCAAACCGTCTAACGTAAGCTTCACCGTTTCCCGGCCAGACGATTGCGCCGGCACCATGGCCCGGTTGCTCGCCAGTGCGGTGGATGCGTCGCGGTACCGGTGGGATTTCGGGGACGGTTCCACCTACGAAGGGCCGGAAAACGATATCAACCACGCGTTTCGTGCAGCCGGCAACGTGACGGTCAGGATGAGCGCGGGAAACAACGGCTGCTATACGGACGCATCGCCGGTTACGGTAACGAATACCGGTCCTGTAGCGGATTTCAGGTATTCGAGGGATTGCGGGAGCGGGGGGATGACGTATACCTTCACGAACACGTCCACCGCTACTACCAGCGATACCTATGAATGGAATTTCGACGACAATTCTCCTTCCGTCAACACCATCCACCCCACCCATACCTTTTCCCAACCCGGCACCTACAACGTACGCCTCATTGTGCGGAATGCGGCCCAGACCTGCATGAGCACCATTTATCATACCATCCAGGTGTTTGCGGCAGATTACCATACCGGCGTGGGCTCCATTTGCCGCAACAGCCAGGTGCATTACGGCGTGGTGCAGGTGCCCCATGCCCTGGTGCGCCACTACGACTGGCGGTTCGGCGACGGCGAACGGATCGTGACTACGGATGTGGATATACGCAGGATGGTCAATACCAAAGGCGTATTCTCCGACACGCTCATCATCTTCTACAACGATGCCGCGCTTTGCCCGGACACGATCATCAAAAAAGATCATCTCACCGTCATGGCGCCCGAAGCGCGTTTCGCAACAGGGGCTTCCGCCTGCGCGGGGCAACCGGTGCAGTTCATCCAGCAATCCGTTCCCACGCCCAACATCCCGCTGATCGGCTGGAAATGGGAATTCGGGAATGTGGCTACGTCCGACAAATCCACGCCAGACAAGCCCACCTTCAATTCCAGCGGTAACTTCCCCGTGAAACTGGTGATCACCGACGCGCGGAACTGTGTGGATTCCATCACCCTCAACGTGGCCATCAATCCTACGCCTTTCCTCAACGTACAGGCATCCACCGCCAAAATCTGCGAAGGCGGTACTTCCAACCTCCAGGCCATTTCCAACGGCAACGTTACCTGGGAACCGGCGTGGCAGCTGAGTTGCAGTAATTGTCCCACCCCGGTGGCCTCCCCTACCGAAGACACATCCTACATCGCAACGGCCATCAATACCTTCGGCTGTATCGTGAAAGACACCCTTTCCCTGCGTGTAGTTCCGAAGATATTGCTCGCCGTGAGCCCCGATACCGCGATCTGCGCCGGCAGCAGCGCCCGCCTCCGCGCAAGCGGTGCCGCCTACTATGACTGGGCGCCGACGGTAACCGAAGGCGGCAACACGGCGATGCCCCTCATCACGCCCACCGTAACTACCACTTACACCGTAACGGCCGGCAACGATCCCGCCTGCCCCACCGAAACGCGGCAGGTGAAGGTGACGGTGAAACCCTCGCCCACCGTGAACGCCGGGCCAGACCAGGTGCTCGTGGCCGGTAATACCGTAGTGCTCGAAGCAACGTACAGCGCCGATGTGGTGCGCGGCGAATGGAAGCCCAACACCTGGATCGATTGCGCTACCTGTCCGCAAACCGTGGCCACACCGCGTTCCGGTATCGACTACGCGTATGAAGTGACGAATGGTGAGGGTTGCAAGAAGTCGGACGTGATGAATGTCCGCCTGATCTGCGACCAGGGCAACGTGTTCCTCCCCAGCGGGTTTTCGCCGAACAACGACGGGATGAACGACGATTTCTATCCCCGCGGCAAGGGCGTGCGGAGCATCAATTCTTTCCGGATTTACAGCAGGAGCGGCCAGGAAGTGTTCAGCAGGAGCAATTTCCAGATGAACGATCCGGCGGCGGGCTGGAAAGGCCTACAGAACGGGAAGCTCCTGGCGCCCGACGTCTACATCTGGCTGCTGGACGCGGTTTGCGACACCGGCGAGCGATTCACCCTAAAAGGAAATGTAACCTTATTACGATAA